Below is a genomic region from Triticum dicoccoides isolate Atlit2015 ecotype Zavitan chromosome 5A, WEW_v2.0, whole genome shotgun sequence.
TGCTCTACACCTCTGAATCTGCTGGTGACAATGTTGCGTGCCTCTACAGCCTCGTGGAGAAGAGGGTCTACAGGCTGACCCTGCCGGAGCCACCTCTCCGCCGCCGGTTTCTTATTGGGTCCTCGCTCGGTTTCCTGGTCACCGTCGACCATATATCTGAAATGCACCTCGTCAATCCTATCACTGCTCAACAGATTGCTCTTCCTTCAGTGACCACCATGGAGTACGTGAAGCCCATCTTTGATGACTCGGGTGCTGTCCACGAGTACCAATACCCATGTCATTTTGCAGGACGAGCTTTCTTCGCGCCATCGATCGTCGCTCGCTGTAAGCTGCGAGAACAACTCCAGATCAAGGCGTTTCTGTTTCATGATACATCCACGGGAAGCTACATCGTGGCGCTCATCCACGAGCCATTCAACCACCTCTCGTTTGCAAGAGTAGGGGATGAAAAGTGGACCTTGCTGCCACCACACCATCACTATCAGGACTGCACCTACAAGGATGGGTTGTTGTACGCGGTGGATATAAAGGGAGAAATCCATGCCTTCGATCTTAACGGTCCTGCTTTTACAATGAAGATTATCAGGGGGATCGACGAGGATTTTTATCCCGATGCCATATACATTGTTGAGGCCCCATGGGGTGGTCTGCTGCTTGTTTCAAGATTTAAAGAGTTTGAGGATCCTGCTGAAGATGGTGACCCTGAAATATATGTTCCACATACTACGGAAATCAAATTACACAGAGTTGATGATGGCACAGAGAGGCTTGTGGAAATCGATTGCTTGCCTGACCATGTGCTATTTCTTGGGCACAACCATCCACTTTGTCTGAGTGCCAAAGATTACCATGCTCTCAAGGAAAACCATGCCTACTTTACTGACGATGATGAGTACAATAAAAACCGTAAGAGTAGCCCTCGTGATATTGGAGTAGTTGGCTTGAGCAATAATCGCGAGGTGGACCTTGTGTCTCCTCTGCTTTGGTCCAACTGGCCTTCTCCAGTGTGGCTTACACCCAGCCTTACGGTGATGAAACTGCCATCAAATGACCGTTGGCTCAGTGGATGGGATCATGTACTCTCGAGACCATCACCGACTGAGGCTACGGTAGGCACTACACTCCTGGAGCTACCAGAGGACATCATGATGCGTGTCTTTGCCACCCTTGAGATCCCTGACCTCGTACGTGCTGGTGCtgtctgcaacttttggcactctgCCTACACCGCCCTGCGCAAACTTGGCACACACAAGCAGCCCCAGACGCCGTGCCTGTTCTACTGCTCTGAATCTTCCAGCGAGAATGTTGCCTGTCTCTACAGCCTTGTGGAGAAGAGGGTTTACTGGCTAACTCTCCCGGAGCCGCCTCTCCACAGTAGGTTTCTGATTGGGTCCTCTCTTGGCTTGCTGGTCACCGTCGACGAGAGATCTGAAATGCACCTTGTCAATCCGATCACTGGTCAACAGATTGCTCTCCCTTCAGTGACCACGATGCAGCACATGAAGCCCATTTGTGATGACTCGGGTGCTGTCCACAAGTATGAATACTCAAGGCACATGGCAAACCAAGCTATCTGCCCTCCAAAGATAATTGCTCCAGCTGCCCTGAGGGAAGTCTTCCACCAAAAGGCTCTTGTGTTTTATGATACACCCACAGGGAGCTACATAGTGGTGCTCATCCACATGCCGTTTGGTCAGCTATCCTTTGCAAGGGTAGGGGACGGTAAGTGGACCTGGCTGCCACCTCACACTGATTATTTTGACTGCACCTACAAGGATGGGCTATTGTATGCAGCGACTCTAATGGGAGAAATTCACACCTTTGATCTTAGTGGGCCTGCTGTTACAATGAACACTATCATGGGTGTGGATGATGATGACGATTTTGAGATTCAGGGAGCATACATTCTTCAAGCTCCATGGGGTGGTTTGCTGCTTGTTTGGAGATTGAAAGTGTATAGTGGCAATCCTGATGATATTTCATCACTTACACTGCACACCAAAGGAATTAAAATACATGAGGTTGATGTTGCTGCCAAGAAGCTTGTGGAAATTGATTGCCTGCACGGCCATGCGCTGTTTCTTGGTCATAACCAGTCA
It encodes:
- the LOC119298849 gene encoding uncharacterized protein LOC119298849; translation: MAPASPPPPFAGQERGRIESPPPDTPLVGRTGGARRQGSSSPRPSHTSRVGSLQSLKNTVPMETTVGTPPELPEELLMTVFGTLEIPDLVRAASVCTSWRSAYTALRSLGKHKQAQTPCLLYTSESAGDNVACLYSLVEKRVYRLTLPEPPLRRRFLIGSSLGFLVTVDHISEMHLVNPITAQQIALPSVTTMEYVKPIFDDSGAVHEYQYPCHFAGRAFFAPSIVARCKLREQLQIKAFLFHDTSTGSYIVALIHEPFNHLSFARVGDEKWTLLPPHHHYQDCTYKDGLLYAVDIKGEIHAFDLNGPAFTMKIIRGIDEDFYPDAIYIVEAPWGGLLLVSRFKEFEDPAEDGDPEIYVPHTTEIKLHRVDDGTERLVEIDCLPDHVLFLGHNHPLCLSAKDYHALKENHAYFTDDDEYNKNRKSSPRDIGVVGLSNNREVDLVSPLLWSNWPSPVWLTPSLTVMKLPSNDRWLSGWDHVLSRPSPTEATVGTTLLELPEDIMMRVFATLEIPDLVRAGAVCNFWHSAYTALRKLGTHKQPQTPCLFYCSESSSENVACLYSLVEKRVYWLTLPEPPLHSRFLIGSSLGLLVTVDERSEMHLVNPITGQQIALPSVTTMQHMKPICDDSGAVHKYEYSRHMANQAICPPKIIAPAALREVFHQKALVFYDTPTGSYIVVLIHMPFGQLSFARVGDGKWTWLPPHTDYFDCTYKDGLLYAATLMGEIHTFDLSGPAVTMNTIMGVDDDDDFEIQGAYILQAPWGGLLLVWRLKVYSGNPDDISSLTLHTKGIKIHEVDVAAKKLVEIDCLHGHALFLGHNQSLCLSTKECPALKENRVYFTDDNEYITVHKDNRRDIGLLRLDNNSWESLVFPQLWSNWPAPVWITPNLTMMKLSLNK